A genomic stretch from Acetobacter ascendens includes:
- a CDS encoding alpha/beta hydrolase, with the protein MPKSVVNPEFLPILEKMPSFDGLSSLSLPEVREVFLTSVRLIEGRPLPDVITREEYVPGLNNAPDVRVVVYTPREVQPNAPAMVFIHGGGLVSGHPEVEDPKCQKLASDLGFQVFSVDYRLAPEVKYPGAIEDCYAVLKWVHENASKLGISRDKVVVAGESAGGGLSAALSLMARDKKEYKLAFQLLIYPMLDDRTAINSDPGANFGEFVWTRSANKYAWQAYLDDKAGGPQTPPYAAAGRATDLAGLPPTFIGVGSMDLFLKEDLDYATRLMAAAVPTEVMVVPGAYHVFDMYVPDAELSRRFMDAYCAALKRTLNL; encoded by the coding sequence ATGCCAAAATCAGTAGTTAATCCCGAATTCCTTCCCATTCTTGAGAAAATGCCATCTTTTGATGGTCTTTCGTCGCTTTCACTGCCAGAAGTGCGAGAAGTTTTTCTAACATCTGTGCGCCTTATAGAAGGTCGGCCTCTGCCAGATGTTATCACGCGGGAAGAATACGTACCGGGGTTGAACAATGCCCCAGATGTGCGTGTGGTTGTTTATACGCCGCGTGAAGTGCAGCCCAATGCGCCTGCCATGGTTTTTATTCATGGTGGCGGTCTTGTTTCTGGCCATCCAGAAGTGGAGGACCCCAAATGCCAAAAGCTGGCTAGTGATCTGGGATTTCAGGTTTTCTCGGTAGATTATCGGCTGGCGCCTGAGGTCAAATATCCCGGTGCGATTGAAGACTGTTACGCAGTGCTGAAATGGGTGCATGAAAACGCCAGTAAACTTGGTATTTCGCGTGATAAGGTTGTTGTTGCGGGTGAAAGTGCAGGTGGTGGTTTAAGTGCTGCGCTGAGCCTGATGGCGCGTGACAAAAAAGAATACAAACTGGCTTTTCAGTTGCTTATTTACCCCATGCTGGATGATCGCACGGCAATAAACAGTGATCCGGGCGCCAATTTTGGCGAATTTGTCTGGACACGCTCTGCCAATAAATACGCATGGCAGGCTTACCTGGATGATAAAGCGGGTGGCCCACAAACGCCGCCATATGCAGCTGCGGGCCGAGCAACTGATCTGGCGGGTTTGCCCCCTACCTTTATTGGTGTCGGATCAATGGATCTGTTTTTGAAAGAAGACCTTGATTACGCAACCCGCCTAATGGCTGCAGCCGTACCCACAGAAGTTATGGTGGTGCCGGGGGCGTACCATGTGTTTGATATGTATGTGCCGGATGCCGAACTTTCCCGTAGGTTTATGGATGCCTACTGTGCAGCACTTAAACGCACATTGAATCTGTAA
- a CDS encoding IS1380 family transposase, producing the protein MQTECSAGAYEFPASCGRRVVARFDGGRMSSDGGVILVKQADDILGLSRRFAACFRDERHPGFVEYRVEDLVRQRIMGLALGYEDLNDHDALRHDPVMGLVSGRLSGSRANCAALAGKSTLNRLERSGQQADRYCRIIADHEALATLFVTLFMDQHERAPARIVLDVDATDDRIHGHQEGRAFHGYYGHNCYLPLYVFCGDHLLSATLRTADRDPGKEALADIRRIVEQIRSRWPRVRILVRGDSGFARDSLMTWCEDNHVDFLFGLAGNTRLYDRIASLSAEVRDEAATTGRAARGFASFDWITKDSWTRRRRVVAKAEWRHGNRYHRFIVTTLPQGMSDPRHLYEQIYCARGDMENRIKECQMDLFSDRTSSHTIRANQLRLWFSAAAYVLLTALQRLALGQTSLETATCGTIRARLLKIATRVTLSVRRIVLSMPDMFPCQHEFALAHARLRRLRQAI; encoded by the coding sequence ATGCAGACAGAGTGTAGCGCAGGCGCGTATGAGTTTCCAGCCTCCTGTGGACGGCGTGTTGTGGCCCGTTTTGACGGGGGTCGCATGAGTTCGGATGGCGGTGTCATTCTGGTGAAGCAGGCTGATGACATTCTGGGGCTCAGCCGCCGCTTTGCTGCCTGTTTTCGCGATGAACGGCATCCCGGCTTTGTGGAATACCGGGTTGAAGACCTTGTCCGTCAGCGGATCATGGGCCTGGCACTGGGCTATGAAGACCTTAATGACCATGACGCTTTACGTCATGATCCTGTCATGGGTCTGGTATCGGGACGTCTGTCAGGAAGCCGGGCCAACTGTGCGGCACTGGCAGGAAAATCCACGCTGAACCGGTTGGAGCGCAGTGGGCAGCAGGCAGATCGTTACTGCCGCATCATTGCTGATCATGAGGCCCTGGCTACCCTGTTCGTGACGCTTTTCATGGACCAGCATGAGCGCGCACCCGCCCGGATCGTTCTGGATGTGGATGCCACCGATGACCGTATCCATGGCCATCAGGAAGGCCGCGCCTTTCATGGATATTACGGCCATAACTGCTATCTGCCCCTGTATGTCTTCTGCGGGGACCATCTCCTCAGCGCTACCCTGCGCACGGCAGACAGGGACCCGGGGAAGGAAGCACTGGCAGACATCCGCCGGATCGTGGAGCAGATCAGGAGCCGCTGGCCCCGGGTGCGTATCCTGGTGCGTGGGGACAGCGGTTTCGCCCGGGACAGTCTGATGACATGGTGCGAAGACAACCACGTTGACTTCCTGTTTGGGCTTGCAGGCAACACCCGCCTGTATGACCGGATTGCCTCTTTGTCCGCTGAGGTTCGTGACGAAGCCGCCACGACAGGCAGAGCTGCGCGCGGCTTTGCCTCCTTTGACTGGATCACAAAGGACAGCTGGACGCGCCGCAGGCGGGTCGTGGCCAAGGCCGAATGGCGCCATGGCAACCGCTATCATCGCTTTATTGTCACCACGCTACCGCAGGGAATGTCCGACCCCCGCCATCTCTACGAACAGATTTACTGCGCACGCGGGGATATGGAAAACCGCATCAAGGAATGCCAGATGGATCTGTTCTCAGACAGGACCTCGTCCCACACCATCCGGGCCAACCAGCTCCGGCTGTGGTTCTCGGCCGCAGCCTATGTCCTGCTGACCGCTCTGCAAAGACTGGCCCTTGGCCAGACCAGCCTGGAGACGGCGACCTGTGGCACCATACGCGCACGACTGCTCAAAATCGCGACACGTGTAACGCTCAGCGTCCGTCGGATTGTCCTGTCCATGCCGGACATGTTCCCCTGTCAGCATGAATTCGCCCTCGCTCATGCACGATTGCGAAGGCTCCGGCAGGCCATCTGA